The following proteins are encoded in a genomic region of Comamonas resistens:
- a CDS encoding sulfate ABC transporter substrate-binding protein, which translates to MHSVKLKTLLTSIALAAAGAASAQTQLLNVSYDVAREFYKDYNAAFIAHYKKTKGVDIKVDQSHGGSSAQARAVNDGLAADVVTFNTTTDVDFLAQNGVVAKDWNKKFPHDASPTTSTMLFLVRNGNPKNIKDWSDLIRPDVKVVVVNPKTGGNGRYAYLAAWGSVREKGGTDAQAAEFVQKLYKNVPVLGKGGRDATSIFLQRNIGDVLITFESEVVSVDREFGQGKVDAVYPSVSIVAENPVAVVERTVAKKGTTQLANDYLQWLYSDEAQEIAAKHAIRPRSEAVLKKHADQFKPIKQFTVAKYFGSLTEAQKVHFNDGGQFDKLYTPGK; encoded by the coding sequence ATGCATTCCGTGAAGCTCAAGACATTGTTGACATCCATCGCACTGGCAGCAGCAGGCGCTGCTTCTGCACAGACTCAGCTGCTCAATGTTTCCTATGACGTGGCCCGCGAGTTCTACAAGGATTACAACGCTGCCTTCATCGCTCATTACAAAAAGACCAAGGGCGTGGACATCAAGGTGGATCAGTCCCATGGCGGCTCCAGCGCCCAGGCGCGTGCCGTCAACGACGGTTTGGCTGCCGATGTGGTGACCTTCAATACGACCACCGATGTGGATTTTCTGGCTCAGAACGGCGTGGTCGCCAAGGATTGGAACAAGAAGTTCCCGCATGACGCATCGCCCACTACTTCGACCATGCTGTTCCTGGTGCGCAATGGCAATCCCAAGAATATCAAGGACTGGTCCGATCTGATCCGCCCCGACGTGAAGGTTGTGGTGGTCAACCCCAAGACCGGCGGCAATGGTCGCTATGCCTATCTGGCCGCCTGGGGCTCGGTACGTGAAAAGGGCGGCACCGATGCACAAGCCGCCGAATTCGTGCAAAAGCTCTACAAAAACGTGCCCGTGCTGGGCAAGGGCGGTCGTGACGCGACCAGCATCTTCCTGCAGCGCAATATCGGCGACGTGCTGATCACCTTTGAATCCGAAGTCGTGTCCGTGGACCGTGAATTCGGCCAGGGCAAGGTCGATGCCGTCTACCCGTCCGTGAGCATCGTGGCCGAGAACCCTGTGGCCGTGGTCGAGCGCACCGTGGCCAAGAAGGGCACGACCCAGTTGGCCAACGACTATCTGCAGTGGCTGTACTCCGATGAGGCCCAGGAAATCGCTGCCAAGCATGCGATCCGTCCGCGCTCCGAGGCCGTGCTCAAGAAGCACGCCGACCAGTTCAAGCCCATCAAGCAGTTCACCGTGGCCAAGTACTTTGGTTCTCTGACCGAAGCGCAAAAGGTGCACTTCAACGATGGCGGTCAGTTCGACAAGCTCTATACCCCCGGTAAATAA
- the cysT gene encoding sulfate ABC transporter permease subunit CysT, whose product MSSAALAPRKARSAKRVLPGFGLTLGYTIFYLSIIVLIPLVALLTKSFSLTWEQFWTAVSAPAVVASYELSFTMSFIAACVNVVFGMLIAWVLVRYRFPGKKVVDALVDLPFALPTAVAGISLSALYAGNGWIGQYFEALGIQMAYNPKGIAIALIFIGLPFVVRTVQPVLEDFEKELEEAATSLGASRWQIFYKVILPHIGPALLTGFAMAFARAVGEYGSVIFIAGNIPMVSEITPLIIMAKLDQHDVAGATAVAVVMLLISFVLLLLINALQAWQRKAQGGR is encoded by the coding sequence ATGTCTTCTGCTGCTTTAGCCCCGCGCAAGGCGCGTAGCGCCAAACGTGTGTTGCCCGGTTTCGGGCTGACGCTGGGCTACACCATCTTCTATCTGAGCATCATTGTGCTCATCCCGCTGGTCGCCCTGCTAACCAAAAGCTTTTCCCTGACCTGGGAGCAGTTCTGGACTGCTGTTTCGGCTCCGGCCGTGGTTGCATCCTACGAGCTGTCTTTCACCATGTCTTTTATTGCGGCCTGCGTGAACGTGGTGTTCGGCATGCTGATCGCCTGGGTGCTGGTGCGCTACCGGTTTCCCGGCAAGAAGGTGGTGGATGCACTGGTGGATCTGCCCTTCGCCTTGCCTACGGCTGTTGCTGGCATCTCCCTGTCGGCCCTGTATGCGGGCAATGGCTGGATCGGGCAGTATTTCGAAGCCCTGGGTATTCAAATGGCCTACAACCCCAAGGGCATCGCCATCGCGCTGATCTTTATTGGCCTGCCATTTGTAGTGCGCACGGTGCAGCCGGTGCTTGAGGACTTCGAGAAGGAGTTGGAGGAGGCTGCGACCAGCCTCGGTGCGTCGCGCTGGCAGATTTTCTACAAGGTCATCCTGCCGCATATCGGCCCGGCCTTGCTCACGGGCTTCGCCATGGCATTTGCACGCGCCGTGGGCGAATACGGCTCGGTGATCTTTATCGCCGGCAATATCCCCATGGTTTCCGAAATCACTCCGCTGATCATCATGGCCAAGCTGGATCAGCATGATGTGGCAGGGGCCACGGCCGTGGCGGTGGTGATGCTGCTGATCTCTTTTGTATTGCTGCTGCTGATCAACGCGCTGCAGGCATGGCAGCGCAAGGCGCAGGGAGGCCGCTGA
- the cysW gene encoding sulfate ABC transporter permease subunit CysW: protein MSNIHATIQALFPNLLPIWAHLLTVVVIALVVLLALYKITAPPKSVKLEKMSTTEPRWVRWVLTTMALLFMLVFLILPLLSVFGEALRKGWDVYVTALGEPDALSSIKLTLITALIAVPLNLVFGVAAAWCIAKYEFKGKAFLTTLIDLPFSISPVVAGLMYVLVFGANGWLGPWLAEHGIQIIFAVPGIVLATVFVTFPFIARELIPLMQAQGSDEEQAAIVLGASGWQTFWNVTLPNIKWGLVYGVILCNARAMGEFGAVSVVSGHIRGQTNTMPLHVEVLYADYQAAAAFAVASLLALLALVTLVIKSLAEWRAEQQAKAAAETPPERPGQISLATNQTAKAA from the coding sequence ATGTCCAATATTCATGCAACCATTCAAGCGCTGTTCCCCAATCTGCTGCCCATCTGGGCGCATCTGCTGACGGTTGTTGTCATTGCCCTGGTGGTCCTGCTGGCTCTGTACAAGATCACGGCACCGCCCAAGAGCGTCAAGCTCGAGAAGATGAGTACCACCGAGCCGCGCTGGGTGCGCTGGGTTCTGACCACGATGGCCCTGCTTTTCATGCTGGTCTTCCTGATCCTGCCGCTGCTGTCGGTGTTCGGCGAAGCGCTGCGCAAGGGCTGGGATGTCTATGTCACGGCGCTGGGTGAGCCCGATGCACTCTCGTCCATCAAGCTCACACTGATCACGGCGTTGATCGCCGTGCCGCTGAATCTGGTCTTCGGCGTGGCCGCCGCTTGGTGCATCGCCAAGTACGAATTCAAGGGCAAGGCATTTCTGACCACCTTGATTGATCTGCCGTTCTCGATCTCGCCCGTGGTGGCTGGCCTGATGTATGTGCTGGTGTTCGGCGCCAACGGCTGGCTGGGCCCCTGGTTGGCCGAGCATGGGATCCAGATCATCTTTGCCGTACCCGGCATCGTGCTGGCCACCGTGTTCGTGACCTTCCCCTTTATCGCCCGCGAGCTGATTCCTTTAATGCAAGCCCAGGGCAGCGACGAGGAACAGGCGGCGATTGTGCTTGGTGCCTCGGGCTGGCAGACCTTCTGGAACGTGACGCTGCCCAATATCAAATGGGGTCTGGTCTATGGCGTGATTCTGTGCAACGCCCGGGCCATGGGCGAGTTCGGTGCTGTGTCTGTGGTCTCGGGCCATATCCGCGGCCAGACCAACACCATGCCGCTGCATGTGGAAGTGCTGTATGCCGATTACCAGGCCGCAGCAGCCTTCGCCGTGGCGTCTCTGCTGGCGCTGCTGGCCCTGGTGACGCTGGTCATCAAGTCCCTCGCCGAGTGGCGTGCCGAGCAGCAGGCCAAGGCTGCAGCCGAAACGCCACCCGAGCGCCCAGGCCAGATCAGCCTCGCAACGAACCAAACCGCCAAGGCAGCCTGA
- a CDS encoding sulfate/molybdate ABC transporter ATP-binding protein, which yields MSIEIRNVSKQFGDFQALRDVSLDIKSGELIALLGPSGCGKTTLLRIIAGLETADVGSIHFSGEDTTDVHVRDRNVGFVFQHYALFRHMTVFDNVAFGLRVKPRKERPSEAVIKEKVMKLLKLVQLDWISDRYPSQLSGGQRQRIALARALAVEPKVLLLDEPFGALDAKVRKELRRWLRQLHDELHVTSIFVTHDQEEALEVADRVVVINQGKIEQEGTPQEVWDNPATPFVYGFLGDVNLFKGRASDGRVYLDDGMQLDSSDARGANDSQAFAYVRPHDLEVERYSPGQNLDAQGRPTGIVAQLSRAIVVGPIARLELIPSENTPSSGDAGQEALIEAQIPAQQFKEMGLREGETLVVTPRRAKVFLDEAAGI from the coding sequence ATGAGTATCGAAATTCGTAATGTCAGCAAGCAGTTTGGCGATTTTCAGGCCCTGCGCGATGTCAGCCTCGATATCAAGTCGGGCGAGCTGATTGCGCTGCTCGGGCCCTCCGGCTGCGGCAAGACCACGTTGCTGCGCATCATCGCTGGCCTGGAGACTGCCGATGTGGGCAGCATCCACTTCAGCGGTGAAGACACCACCGATGTTCATGTGCGTGACCGCAACGTGGGCTTTGTGTTCCAGCACTATGCGTTGTTCCGTCACATGACCGTGTTTGACAATGTGGCCTTTGGTCTGCGCGTCAAGCCGCGCAAGGAACGCCCCAGCGAAGCTGTGATCAAGGAGAAGGTCATGAAGCTGCTCAAGCTGGTGCAGCTGGACTGGATTTCCGACCGCTATCCCTCCCAGCTCTCGGGCGGTCAGCGTCAGCGCATTGCACTGGCTCGTGCCCTGGCGGTGGAGCCCAAGGTGCTGTTGCTGGACGAGCCCTTTGGCGCGCTGGATGCCAAGGTGCGCAAGGAGCTGCGCCGCTGGCTGCGCCAGTTGCACGACGAGTTGCATGTGACTTCCATTTTCGTGACCCATGACCAGGAAGAGGCGCTGGAGGTAGCCGATCGCGTGGTTGTCATCAACCAGGGCAAGATCGAACAGGAGGGCACGCCCCAGGAGGTCTGGGACAACCCGGCCACGCCTTTTGTCTACGGTTTCCTCGGCGATGTGAATCTGTTCAAGGGCCGTGCCAGCGATGGCCGGGTCTATCTGGACGATGGCATGCAGCTGGACAGCTCGGATGCGCGCGGAGCCAATGACAGTCAGGCTTTTGCCTACGTGCGTCCCCATGATCTGGAGGTGGAGCGTTATTCACCGGGTCAGAATCTTGACGCGCAAGGCCGCCCCACAGGCATCGTGGCCCAGCTGTCGAGAGCGATTGTGGTCGGCCCCATCGCAAGACTGGAACTTATTCCTTCCGAGAACACACCAAGCTCCGGTGATGCAGGGCAGGAGGCTTTGATCGAAGCCCAGATTCCTGCTCAGCAGTTCAAGGAAATGGGCCTGCGCGAAGGTGAGACCCTGGTGGTCACGCCACGCCGCGCCAAAGTCTTTTTGGATGAGGCTGCGGGGATATAG
- a CDS encoding disulfide bond formation protein B, which translates to MMLQWFETAPRRILALICAACVAMLVFGLYLQHVVGLEPCPMCIVQRYALILVAIFTGLASLRGQKGWWMSFGVLALLTSGFGAFVAARQSWLQWYPPEFATCGRDFYGMIEHYSFSRSIPMIFQGSGDCAAIDWTLLGGSIANWSFICFALFFVLLALLLAKGGKR; encoded by the coding sequence CTGATGCTTCAATGGTTTGAAACCGCGCCCCGGCGCATCCTGGCGCTGATCTGCGCTGCCTGTGTGGCCATGCTGGTGTTTGGCCTGTATCTGCAGCATGTGGTAGGGCTGGAGCCCTGCCCCATGTGCATCGTGCAGCGCTATGCACTGATTCTGGTAGCTATTTTCACAGGACTGGCAAGCCTTAGAGGCCAAAAAGGCTGGTGGATGAGCTTCGGTGTTCTGGCGCTGCTGACCAGCGGTTTCGGCGCCTTTGTCGCGGCACGCCAAAGCTGGCTGCAGTGGTATCCACCCGAGTTCGCCACCTGCGGCCGTGACTTCTATGGCATGATTGAGCACTACTCCTTCAGCCGCTCCATTCCCATGATCTTCCAGGGCTCGGGCGACTGCGCGGCCATTGACTGGACTTTGCTGGGCGGCTCGATTGCCAACTGGTCCTTTATCTGCTTCGCGCTGTTCTTCGTGCTCCTGGCCCTGCTTCTGGCCAAGGGTGGCAAGCGCTGA
- a CDS encoding glutathione S-transferase produces the protein MSDLPPSPAALPTLYSFRRCPYAIRARLALAHAGLACELREINLRNKPQALLDASPKGTVPVLVLQDGQVIDQSLEVMLHALRGNDPDSWLTPTEGSLEEMLALIERNDSFFKQALDRCKYPERHNAEAVNQAQADALTWLSDLNDQLEDSGYLFGQNPSLADMALRPFVRQYARIDEAQWNEQPWPHLQDWLQRWIDSALFAEVMETYPGWVPGTAGPVFMGSSAESD, from the coding sequence ATGTCCGACTTACCACCCTCCCCCGCCGCCCTGCCCACGCTGTACTCATTCCGCCGCTGCCCCTATGCCATCCGCGCCCGTCTGGCGCTGGCACATGCAGGCCTGGCCTGCGAGCTGCGTGAAATCAATCTGCGCAACAAGCCCCAGGCCTTGCTGGACGCATCGCCCAAGGGCACGGTACCTGTGCTGGTGCTGCAGGATGGACAGGTGATTGATCAAAGCCTGGAAGTCATGCTGCACGCCCTGCGTGGCAACGACCCCGACAGCTGGCTGACTCCGACCGAGGGCAGCCTTGAGGAAATGCTGGCGCTGATAGAACGCAATGACAGCTTCTTCAAGCAGGCGCTGGACCGCTGCAAATACCCCGAGCGCCATAATGCCGAAGCCGTCAACCAGGCCCAGGCCGATGCACTGACCTGGTTGTCCGACCTCAACGACCAGCTGGAAGATTCCGGCTATCTGTTTGGCCAGAACCCGAGCCTGGCCGACATGGCGCTGCGCCCCTTCGTGCGTCAGTACGCCCGCATCGACGAAGCCCAGTGGAACGAACAGCCATGGCCTCATCTACAGGATTGGCTGCAGCGCTGGATCGACTCTGCCCTGTTTGCCGAGGTGATGGAAACCTATCCTGGCTGGGTCCCCGGCACGGCGGGCCCTGTGTTCATGGGCAGCAGCGCGGAAAGCGACTGA
- a CDS encoding bifunctional diguanylate cyclase/phosphodiesterase translates to MNHRSSPCSRIGLQALLAVLLCAVMLGLTYLYWHSENQAAHERERRNFDLAVEQISSSLQDRMASYEIVLRGIKGYFDASEFVSPGEFRSYMQALHLEETRPGLASVSLIAHVPARELHAHEARMRADGMADYHVHPAGVREAYAPMTQIEPWSESKRAALGFDLNTINVAREAMAQSAATGQPALSRGYVLARDRNTDRNQDISSVLYMPLYSHGAKSAALRGWASLPFRVKDIVHSLTPEFAPDVALTIYDAPDADPANRLFVLDAKPAPNAVTTLRHFEVGGRTWTLAMSPTAAFSQRTDHQHSTVVAALGAVLSLATGWFAWVLMTARDRAEQLAGNMTQELRSARDELESTLSAIPDLLFELSRDGRLLRHRTSRSDLLHSPPDDFLGRLLSEVVPPEAASAYMNAIAQAERDGNTRGWQFPLRVADGSTHWFELSIARKQGEQPGDQPTFIALSRDITERKEAESRTHRLAYYDALTGLPNRRMLVEQAQHALTRARRNESMGALFFIDLDHFKRINDAQGHAMGDTLLIQVARRLQDLLRPEDLVGRLGGDEFVVLAQDLGQDLATARRAAEALARRLREALDTPYALQDRPYSSTGSIGGTLFPRGQADAQDMLREADTAMYRAKAAGRNHMAFYEPEMQASAQEELSLAQDLQRAWDLGQFAIYAQSQVNGVGQIIGAELLLRWFHPERGAVAPDQFIPLAEESGLILRLGEWVLERACTTLAALSATHPQLTLSVNMSQLQFRQDDFVERMASLLERTGVPAERLVLEVTESLLIAAVDDTAERMTQLVNLGLRFAIDDFGTGYSSFAYLKRLPLYELKIDKSFVKDTPGSASDTAIVQSILSVAHHLGLAVVAEGVETQAQAAFLAANHCQGLQGYWFGRPMPLAQWLSELPTGDAGLLDATDSSDQPK, encoded by the coding sequence ATGAACCATCGCTCCTCGCCCTGCTCTCGCATCGGGCTACAGGCATTGCTGGCCGTCTTGCTCTGCGCTGTCATGCTGGGGCTGACCTATCTTTACTGGCACAGCGAAAACCAGGCCGCACATGAGCGCGAGCGCCGCAATTTCGACCTGGCGGTGGAGCAGATTTCCAGCAGCCTCCAGGACCGCATGGCCTCCTACGAGATCGTGCTGCGTGGTATCAAGGGCTATTTCGATGCCTCCGAATTCGTGAGCCCCGGCGAATTCCGCTCCTACATGCAAGCCCTGCACCTGGAGGAAACGCGCCCGGGCCTTGCCAGCGTGTCCCTGATTGCCCATGTGCCGGCGCGAGAACTCCACGCCCACGAGGCCCGGATGCGTGCCGACGGGATGGCCGACTACCACGTTCATCCTGCGGGCGTGCGCGAAGCCTATGCCCCGATGACGCAGATCGAGCCCTGGAGCGAGAGCAAGCGCGCTGCGCTGGGCTTCGACCTCAACACCATCAATGTGGCCCGCGAGGCCATGGCACAAAGTGCCGCCACAGGGCAGCCAGCCTTGAGCCGAGGCTATGTGCTGGCGCGGGACAGGAACACCGACCGCAACCAGGACATTTCCTCGGTGCTTTATATGCCCCTGTACAGCCACGGCGCAAAATCGGCTGCCCTGCGCGGCTGGGCAAGCCTGCCGTTCCGGGTCAAGGACATCGTTCACAGTCTGACTCCGGAATTTGCGCCCGACGTGGCCCTCACCATCTACGATGCGCCCGATGCAGACCCTGCGAATCGGCTTTTCGTCCTGGATGCAAAGCCTGCACCGAATGCCGTGACCACGCTGCGCCACTTCGAGGTGGGCGGGCGCACCTGGACACTGGCCATGTCGCCCACCGCCGCGTTTTCACAGCGCACGGACCACCAGCACAGCACCGTGGTGGCGGCACTTGGCGCGGTTCTGAGCCTGGCCACGGGCTGGTTCGCCTGGGTGCTCATGACGGCACGTGACCGTGCGGAGCAACTGGCCGGAAACATGACTCAGGAACTGCGCAGCGCCCGTGACGAGCTGGAAAGCACGCTCAGCGCCATCCCCGACCTGTTGTTCGAGCTGTCGCGCGACGGGCGTCTGCTGCGCCATCGCACGTCGCGCAGCGATCTGCTGCACTCGCCTCCAGACGATTTCCTGGGCCGCCTGCTTTCCGAAGTCGTGCCGCCCGAGGCCGCATCCGCTTATATGAACGCCATCGCCCAGGCTGAACGCGACGGGAACACGCGCGGCTGGCAGTTTCCACTACGCGTGGCGGATGGCAGCACGCACTGGTTCGAGTTGTCTATCGCACGCAAGCAGGGTGAACAGCCCGGCGACCAGCCCACGTTCATTGCCTTGTCGCGCGATATTACCGAGCGCAAGGAGGCGGAGTCCCGCACCCACCGTCTGGCCTACTACGACGCACTCACCGGCCTGCCCAACCGCCGCATGCTCGTGGAACAGGCCCAGCATGCGCTGACGCGAGCTCGGCGCAACGAAAGCATGGGAGCACTGTTCTTCATCGACCTGGACCACTTCAAGCGCATCAACGATGCTCAAGGCCACGCCATGGGCGACACGCTGCTGATACAGGTGGCCCGGCGCCTACAGGACCTGCTGCGGCCCGAAGACCTGGTCGGCCGTCTTGGTGGCGACGAATTCGTGGTGCTGGCCCAGGACCTGGGACAGGACCTTGCAACGGCCCGGCGTGCAGCCGAAGCGCTGGCCAGACGTCTGCGCGAGGCGCTGGACACGCCTTATGCATTGCAGGACCGCCCATACAGCAGCACGGGCAGCATTGGCGGCACCCTGTTTCCGCGCGGCCAGGCCGATGCCCAGGATATGTTGCGGGAGGCCGATACCGCCATGTACCGCGCCAAGGCTGCGGGACGCAATCACATGGCGTTCTATGAGCCCGAGATGCAGGCCAGTGCCCAGGAAGAGCTGAGCCTGGCGCAGGATCTGCAGCGCGCATGGGATCTGGGCCAGTTTGCCATCTACGCGCAGTCACAGGTCAATGGGGTGGGGCAAATCATTGGCGCAGAGCTGCTGCTGCGCTGGTTCCACCCTGAGCGCGGCGCGGTAGCGCCGGACCAGTTCATCCCGCTGGCGGAAGAGTCCGGCCTTATCCTGCGTCTGGGAGAGTGGGTGCTGGAGCGGGCCTGCACCACATTGGCTGCGCTGTCTGCCACGCATCCACAGCTCACGTTGTCGGTCAACATGAGCCAGCTCCAGTTTCGCCAGGACGATTTTGTCGAGCGCATGGCTTCGCTGCTGGAGCGCACGGGCGTGCCTGCCGAGCGTCTGGTGCTGGAAGTCACGGAAAGTCTGCTGATCGCCGCCGTGGACGACACGGCCGAGCGCATGACGCAGCTCGTGAACCTGGGCCTGCGGTTTGCGATCGACGACTTCGGCACCGGCTATTCGAGCTTTGCCTACCTCAAGCGCCTGCCGCTGTACGAACTCAAGATCGACAAGAGCTTTGTGAAGGACACGCCCGGCAGCGCCAGCGACACCGCCATCGTGCAGTCCATACTTTCGGTCGCACACCATCTCGGTCTGGCCGTGGTTGCCGAAGGCGTGGAAACCCAAGCCCAGGCAGCCTTCCTGGCCGCCAACCACTGCCAGGGTCTGCAGGGATACTGGTTCGGCCGACCTATGCCGCTGGCGCAATGGCTGAGCGAGTTACCGACCGGCGATGCAGGCCTCCTGGACGCAACGGACAGCAGCGATCAACCGAAATAG
- a CDS encoding LysR family transcriptional regulator, with product MQLPLNALRMFDAAARHLSLTRAAEELHVTQAAVSQHIRNLEERLGKPLFRRLPRGLALTDEGHALWPAVSQSFERIALSLQQLAEPRPREILTVGVVGTFAIGWLIPRLSEFQQLHPYIDLRLLTNNNRVDLAGEGLDAAVRFGDGSWHGTRADMLLRAPLSPMCTPALAQRLRHPGDLASQTLLRSYRAQEWEGWFAAAGQPAPLARGAMFDSSLTLAEAAAQGAGIALLPTRLFEHMLNQGRLVRPFAQEVNTGAYWLTHLKSRQASSALQTFRHWLLAQLQHEGASANSLPAEALDQDSA from the coding sequence ATGCAGCTGCCCCTCAATGCCCTGCGCATGTTCGATGCCGCAGCACGCCACCTGAGCCTGACCCGCGCCGCCGAGGAACTCCACGTCACCCAGGCCGCCGTCAGCCAGCACATCCGCAACCTCGAAGAACGCCTGGGCAAGCCACTGTTTCGCCGCCTGCCGCGAGGCTTGGCGCTGACCGACGAAGGCCATGCCCTATGGCCTGCTGTGTCCCAGAGCTTTGAGCGCATTGCCCTGTCGCTGCAGCAACTGGCAGAACCCAGGCCGCGTGAAATCCTGACCGTGGGTGTCGTGGGCACATTTGCCATCGGATGGCTGATACCGCGCCTGAGCGAGTTCCAGCAATTGCACCCCTATATCGACCTGCGCCTGCTTACGAACAACAACCGCGTGGATCTGGCCGGCGAAGGGCTGGATGCAGCCGTACGCTTCGGCGATGGCTCCTGGCACGGCACGCGTGCCGACATGCTGCTGCGTGCACCGCTGTCGCCCATGTGCACACCGGCCCTGGCCCAACGCCTGCGCCATCCCGGCGACCTGGCCAGCCAGACGCTGCTGCGCTCCTACCGCGCGCAGGAATGGGAAGGCTGGTTTGCGGCAGCCGGACAGCCGGCGCCGCTGGCGCGCGGCGCCATGTTCGATTCCTCGCTGACCCTGGCCGAGGCCGCTGCCCAGGGAGCCGGCATTGCGCTGCTGCCCACGCGCCTGTTCGAGCACATGCTGAACCAGGGTCGGCTGGTGCGGCCTTTTGCGCAGGAGGTGAACACCGGTGCCTACTGGCTCACCCATCTCAAGTCGCGCCAAGCCAGCTCTGCGCTGCAGACCTTCAGGCACTGGCTGTTGGCGCAGTTACAGCATGAAGGGGCTTCGGCAAACAGCTTGCCGGCCGAAGCACTTGATCAGGATTCGGCCTGA
- the bla gene encoding class A beta-lactamase, which yields MQRRHLLASGLMLGLGSWGLSGCASNTQKWSTSSLLQTKDLARLEVSSGGRLGLHMLDTATGFEAGWRSQERFPMCSTFKTLLAAHVLHEAQNGGPQLQRLYQFQRTDLVPWSPVTEKHVGTDAGMTLQQLCEAAVVVSDNTAANLLLKASGGPAGLTAWLRELGDGQTRLDRHEPELNTAIAGDERDSTTPAAMLSTLHKLLLGSVLSDSGRVLLQQWLLESRTGDKRLRAGMPADWKVGGKTGSGENGTANDTLIVWPAAQAAPLLVTAYLTGSHLPAEGRDAVLAQAGDVVRRWYQEL from the coding sequence ATGCAAAGACGTCATCTTCTGGCATCCGGGCTGATGTTGGGGCTGGGCTCCTGGGGTTTGTCCGGCTGTGCCTCGAATACCCAAAAATGGTCCACCTCCAGTCTGCTGCAGACCAAGGATCTGGCCAGGCTGGAAGTGTCCTCCGGCGGGCGCCTGGGTCTGCATATGCTGGACACGGCCACAGGCTTCGAGGCAGGTTGGCGCAGCCAGGAGCGCTTTCCCATGTGCAGCACTTTTAAGACCCTGCTGGCTGCCCATGTTCTGCATGAGGCGCAGAACGGGGGGCCGCAGTTGCAGCGCCTCTATCAGTTCCAGCGCACTGACTTGGTGCCCTGGTCGCCGGTAACGGAAAAGCATGTGGGCACCGACGCAGGGATGACGCTGCAGCAGCTGTGCGAAGCCGCCGTCGTGGTGAGCGACAACACTGCGGCCAATCTGCTGCTCAAGGCTTCCGGCGGGCCTGCGGGGCTGACAGCATGGCTGCGTGAGCTGGGTGATGGCCAGACCAGGCTGGATCGGCATGAACCCGAACTCAACACGGCCATAGCAGGTGATGAGCGCGACAGCACCACGCCTGCGGCCATGCTCAGCACCTTGCACAAGCTGCTGTTGGGATCTGTGCTTTCAGATTCGGGGCGAGTCTTGCTGCAGCAGTGGCTGCTGGAAAGCCGCACGGGCGACAAGCGCCTGCGGGCAGGTATGCCTGCAGACTGGAAGGTGGGTGGCAAGACCGGCAGCGGCGAAAACGGCACGGCCAACGACACCTTGATCGTCTGGCCGGCAGCTCAGGCAGCGCCACTGCTGGTGACCGCCTATCTCACGGGCAGCCATCTTCCAGCAGAAGGCCGCGACGCGGTTCTGGCCCAGGCAGGCGATGTGGTACGGCGCTGGTATCAGGAGCTCTGA